The Epilithonimonas zeae genome contains the following window.
TCCAGTAAAGATTTGAAACCATATTTCTGCTGATATAGTCTAGCTTGTTTTTTATTACCTATTTCTAATCTCATGTACCACTTACCTATACGTTCATAGAAATAGGGGTTTTTTGGATTTTTCTTCAAACCTGTCATGTATAATGCTATGATATCTTCATCAGATTTCTTAGTTATACTATACAAATTTTGTAATCCATCATATGCCGACAAATAATTGGAATTTTCTGCGATACAATTAGAATATATCTCTTCAGCTTTACTGTATTCTTTTTTTCTTATAGATATTTTCGCTTCTCTTAAAGAATCGTAAATAGAATGCGAGAATACTTTAGAATTTCTATTAGAAGAAAATAGAAAATTTACAGGAATAACTGTACCTGCAAAACAAAGAGATGAAATTTCTAAGAATTTCCGTCTATTAAAATTTTTGTTCATAAAGAAAAAATTAATAGCGGAAAAAGAAGGAGAAGGAAGGTATTCAATGCCACCTCTCACGCTCCGGCCTTGCCGTTGTTATAATCGATGCTTCTCCTATCTTGTTCCACAAATTTATACATTTTTTTTAATCAAAGGCAAATTTATATTTCATTTCTTTCAAAATTTTTCCATCTACATCAGTAATCCTTATTAATCTATTCATAATGTCATATTGGAAAAAATTAGTAATTCCTTTTTCATCAACTTCATTTAATTTTCCAATAAAATCCTTATACATTGTAGTTCTGATTTTTGAATTTGGGAATTGTTGTCTTAGAAGGGTTAATTGATAAGATAAAGTATGATGTTCAGAATTATTTTGTATGGTATTAACTATATTGACAGGTATCGAGTTATACTGTACATTTTCAAGTGTTGCAACAATATATTTTCCATTATAACCGTACAATTGAGTAGTATAAATCCCATCATTAGTATGCTTCTGTAAAAGATTGCCTCTGGAATCATAGATATCAAAATATTGTACAGTCATATATCTCGAATCTTGAGTAAAGCTTGAACCATTATTAATTGAAAACTGATATGAAATATCAAGATTGTCAATTAGCAAAGTTTTAAGTTCAGAAAGAAAAACGGAATTACCAACTCTTTTGTATATATTGAGCTCGCCAGAAATTACTTTATTATTTCTGAATACAACAGACTCTATAGGCCTTGATAAAATATTATTATCATTCATAAATTTTAAAGCTTCTGATTGACTACCCACGACAGGAGTACCTGCTGCAGAAAAATCAGATGAATATTTTATTCTTTTTTCATAATTATTACCTTCACTATCGTTCCAGCTTTCTTTAATGATGTAATTCCTAGAATTGTATTCTAAAGATTTAATATTCTCATAAGGTTTGTCCTGAAATCGTTCTGTCTCCGTTATTTTGTTAGCTACTTTTTCACGATTTTCGAGTATGTTATATTTTGTTATTTTGACAGCAGAATCTTTAAAAGGATTTGAACTATAAACAGGATATAATGGATAATTAGCTCTTAAACCTTCAGATTTGATAGTTGTAATTTGTCCCGATTTTACAACATCAATATACTCCTTATTAGATTCACTTATAATTTTTGATTCTTTATCAAAAATTTTTGTATTGACAAGGAAAGTATTGTTTCCATTGCTCAAGGTAGATGGCTTAAAGGGAAAATTCCCAAAATCAGTATTATTATTGTCTAGATATGGGTCACCTCCTACCAATCTGAAGTACACATTATCCGAAACCGTGTTATTAGTAATAGGTGCTAAAAAAGTATATTCTTTTTTTCCATCGTACATCGTACTAGTTTCGGTTATCTGACTATAGTTAACAGTAAAATCTCCTGCAACATTATTTAGAGGAAAAGCAAATACTTGAGTGGTATAAAAATATTTATCATAAGAAGACCAATTGCTAGAGCCTAAGTGCTCTTCTATTGGATAAGGAATCCCAGTAACTGTGACACCCCAGCCATATCTATATTTTGCCCAAGCATATTCTATATGTACTTTGCCTCCATCCATGTAAGTTACTCCCATATTTGGATTAACATATGAGAATACAGGCATATTTATGACACTACCTGTAGAAATAGAATTCTTACTGTAATTATAGAAAGTTTTATATATGTTACTATTATTATCATTATACTCAACTGAACTTACCCTTAACCCGTTACCTGTAACTTTCTTACCATCATACATAAAATCATTCAATTCATAGTTATATGTTTGTGAGCCACCCCATTTATTGGTTACTGTTTTTAAAATACAGGCTTCAGAGTTCATATTGGAGCGCCTATCTGCTCCATCAAGTTTTATATATAGATTCTCATTAAAATTTTCATAACCATAGTTAACAAATGATTTGCTTTTTGGTGATGACTCATCAATATATATTTTCGGTAGTAGCGATTGAGCATTATTTTTATTGTAAAATCCCCAAAAATCTTGTTCTTTAGATTTTCTATTAGGAAGCAATTTAGCGTCATAAGTAAAAGCTAAGTAAAATTTATTATTAAGATTAATTCTATTCAATTTTAGTCGATATTCATCTGAATTAGTTGAAGATGCTGGTTTAAAATAGTCATGTAAAAATGCAAACTGCAAATTGCCATTATTAATATCCATCTTATCTAATTTTTTCCCACCATTTATATCTGACCTTGATGACACGTTAAAATTTATAATTAACCCATTAGAAGCTGTGATTTTTGAAATTAATTTAGAATTCTTTGTAAAATCTGTGCTGGCAACATAATCATAATCATTAGCTGTGAGATATCCAGGTTTTTGAATATTTTTTCTCTCTAATTTAGATATTTGAGATGAGATACTTTCATTACTGTAATCGACATTAACTGCGTTACCAAAAATATCAGTAATATTGGTTAAATGCCAATTACTGTAATATGTTCTTGTTATTTCATTTTCATCTTCGATTTCAACCTTTCCTTTCTCAAAATTAGTTCTCTCAGTTACTGATGAAATAGCCCCAAATGTATATTTTGTGCCATCTTGATTAATAACTGTAAATGATGAGATTCTTCCGCCTGATTCTTGATTATATGATATGAGAACATCTTTATTTAAACATTGAATTTTCCTTTCTTTATCGAAGAAAAAAAGAGTTTTGAAATGAGATAGATTAATAAAAAAAATATCGGGTTCATAATCTTTTTTCAAAATATTATTGACGTGATCTTTTGAGGCCGACAAAAAATTGGTTCCTTCAATTGTTGACAAAACACTGTTAAATAAGATACCTTCTTTATTGTCCTGGCCTTTATATTCATCATCTGGATAACCTTGAACTATTCGAGAAATATTTCCGATGGAAAGATCCCAGCCCAATCCAACCCATGATGCTATTTCATTTACCTTGATTCCTCTACCCCCAGAGTAATAAAGATTGATTGGTAGATTGATATTTCCGTTTTCTATTGTGTATAGATTATAAGATATCTGAGAAGTTCCATTATCATTTGAAACAGTTTGAACTGTAGGATCTGCTGCTGAACGGAACTGAGAATTCATTAGACTAAAACAAAGTATTAAAGTACAAATAGTAATTTTTATTTTCATATTCTTATTTAGCTCCAGTTTTTAGTATCTTTTTTGTAATAACACCACTATCACTTATTATCGAGATTAAATAAATACCTTGCGGGTATCCAGCTAAATCTATTACAGCAGTAGTACTTTTAATTTGAAAATTCTGTAGTAACTGTCCACCAACGCTAATAACATTGATGTCGGAACCTTTTAACTCGTTATCTGAAATAACGTTTACAAATCTTTCTGTAGGATTAGGATAAATTTCAATTTTATGCCGTTCTTCACTGCTATTAATTATTGGATTACCTATCTTCAAAATCCAGAAATCGTTTCTCCCGTTAGAATTTATGGTTTTATCTCCTCCTTTATTTGAATTAGAAGTACCTGCCATAATTATACTTTGATCTCTGGTAAGTATTGTATTATTAAGGATATCTGTTTTGCTACCACCTATATCCTTTCTCAATTTTTCATTTCCTTTATTATCTAAATAAATTAAAGAGTAATTGTTAATCTTATCTTTATCTTCAACATTATCTTGTGACTCAGTCTGTGCATACCCCGAAACCACAATATCCCCGTTTTTATCTTCAATAGCATCAAGTAAAACATCAAACTTTCCAATATCAAAAGTCCTATCCCAAAGTATCTTACCCAGCTCATCTGTTTTTACAATCCAAAAATCGTAATCTTTACTGTCTGTACTTTTATCTTCTGATTTCTTTGAGTTGGAACGTCCTCCAAATATATAACCTCCATTACTTTTAGAGAATGATGTTAATTCATTATTCCCTTTTCCTCCAAAATTTCTTTCGTCTATAATAGTTCCATTTTTATCTAACTCTACCAAAAGATAATCTCCTTCGCCCTTAAGTTTGACAGATTTATTTCCTGATAGTGGAGAATTTGAATACCCACCTATTAAAAAATGCCCTAGATTTGTTTCAAAACAATTAACTAAATAATCATATCCGTTTCCACCAATAGTTTTTTCCCATTCAACATCCCCACTGGAATTAATCTTTACAATCCAAAAGTCAAATCCGCCAAAACTTTTTTCACTTTTATGACCAACTAACTTTGAATTAATTTCAACAGGTTCTGAATCAGAGACTGCACCAATAATATATCCTTTATCTTTGGTTTGCATAATACTTACTAACTTTTCAGTTCCTATCCCTCCAAATGTCTTCTCCCATTCTACATCACCACTTGCATTAAGTTTTAAAATCCATAAATCAGAAAATCCAATATTATCCTGTGATTTCAATCCGCCAATTCCTGAATTCGAATCCCCTCCCAATATCATTCCTCCGTCCATCGTCAAGTGCACAGTACTAAGCATATCATTACCATGACCTCCAAAACTTTTTTCCCACTCCACATCCCCATCCTCATTCATTTTTGTAAGCGTATAATCTAAACCTCCATTGTTTGAGCCAGCTATTTTTGATAAACTGCTACCCGCAACAAGGAATCCATAATCAGGAGTTGGTACAATTCTTCTTAGATAGTCACTTTGATCCCCACCATAATTTTTCTGCCAAATAATCTTTTGGGCGAATACATTGAGTAAAGGCATAGTAAATAATCCTAAAAAAAATATTTTTCTAAGTTTCATAATTTATAACAAATTAAAAAGTAAATCTTACAAACGTACTGAGAGATAAAAATCACAAGAAATGATCTTTATATTTTTTAAAGTAAAATCTATTCTTTTATTAAAGATTCCGAATAGGATGTATGCAGAAATGTGTGTGAAGCACTGACTTGAGAAAATCGTAATTAATAATTAAGTATTTCATTGGTTATTTTTTTATTTTACTAATATATCAACTTTTTCCAATAAAAAAAAATATTATAAAAAATTAACACAAAAAAAACAATAAAAACATAAACATTATAGATAATTACTCCATTAAATCTAATATGACTAACAGTATCGAAATTCGAAACACATCTTACATCTTAATTATTCATAAATCAATCTTTTCATAATGTAAAAACTTTCAAAGTAGACTTTTTAGTAAAAGGAATTGTATTTAATTGATCCCTTTTCTTCTTTAATTTATAATCTTACTATAACTGGAAATTTTTCAAAATAATACCTGTTAATGAAACTTAGGATTACCTATTGCACTATGACTCTAAAATTAATCACGGAATGGGTCGGTAATATGTTTGATATCAATTAAAGCTTGAATTGCATTTGAAAATTTTCACATTTCTAGTTCATTATCAGTCCGCACAAGACTGTACTTAATTGCAAATAGATATAAATGAGTTGATATCAAAAGCATTATAAAATGTTTAATTATTTTTTGTAATAGTGCTTTCTTTACCCATCATTTTAATCAATGATATAAATTTGTGACAGTGAAAACAACAAAGAAATTGAATTATTGGTAGATTCGAGGAGTGATCAATAAATAATAATACAAAGTAAAAAGAGATACTTAACATGAGTAAAAAAAAGCCTCACTTCAAAGCCTTATTAACCTTTCTTCCTGAAGATAATGGGGGTATTTCAACACCTGTTTCATCAGGATTCAGAACAACCGTCAGATTCCCTTTTGACAGCAAAGAATTCCTAGCCAATCACAGCTTCATTGAAACGGAGATAATTTATTCCGGAGATACAGTCAGTGCGAACATAAATCTATTAGAAGCAAAGGATGCACTAGAACAAATTTATGAAGGAATCGATTTCGATTTACTTCTCAATTCGATTATTATCGGCCAGGGCGTTATTACAAAAATCTATGCTTCATAAAATTCCAAAAAGTAAAAAGCCAATTATGCTTTGACTAAAAAAATTAAAGATTGATCTAAACCAGCTTTGCCAAGATAAATCCTATCATCAGTGCCAATACAAAAGCGATTATAATTTTTACATAATCAGTCTTGGTACTTTGCATTTGCTGATTTAACCTGATATTTTCTTTTTTGATCATTTCCAGATCGATGTTTAAAGATGCAGTCTTTTCATTAACAACAGCCAATATATTCTTGTCGTGTAGGACAGCAATTTCTTTTTTGTAAATTTCCAGTTCTTCCTGTCTTTGTTTCTGTTGCTCCGTAAAAGTTTTATTAGTATCCAACAGCTGCTTGGCAGAATTCTCCTGAAGTTTCTGGAATTCTTCTGTTCTCTTCGCCAGCTGTTCTGCTAAAGTTTTAATCTGTTCAGAATATTGCTTTGAAACATCTTTTTTAACCTCGTCAATTAATAATGCTCTTGAATTGGATTTTTCATTAGATAATTTTTCAACAATAGAATGCAGACCCGCACCATAATCGTGTGGCAGATGAAATCTTTTATCCGCTAATTTATCCAATAAACTTTCATCCACTGTATGTCCGATTGCAGTTACGGTTACTGCATCAAGATCAATAAATAATTTAGAAAGCGTTATGTCATTGAAGGTTTCCATGCTTTGACGGTCACCTCCGCCTCTAACTAAAGCAATAATATCGTATTGGTTTTTGGAAAGCTCCTGAAGTTTGGTGACCAATGATGTCGAAGAAGTGATATT
Protein-coding sequences here:
- a CDS encoding exodeoxyribonuclease VII large subunit, which gives rise to MNNNAIESSFQIYSPSLVLGLFNNAIKLNATVNIIYLKGRYVFGNGKSYGSYYYDQLFSESDNISLGVKISSLLRSKIQNNEIYLLKGFIEKSIKSSSIELRFVVDEIIQQEERAISEEDVVRYSLIQKKLENGSRDLENLIRTKILQNQPIRIANIYGNNAIVQHDFKEGLDVSRKYFDITDHSCNITSSTSLVTKLQELSKNQYDIIALVRGGGDRQSMETFNDITLSKLFIDLDAVTVTAIGHTVDESLLDKLADKRFHLPHDYGAGLHSIVEKLSNEKSNSRALLIDEVKKDVSKQYSEQIKTLAEQLAKRTEEFQKLQENSAKQLLDTNKTFTEQQKQRQEELEIYKKEIAVLHDKNILAVVNEKTASLNIDLEMIKKENIRLNQQMQSTKTDYVKIIIAFVLALMIGFILAKLV
- a CDS encoding T9SS type A sorting domain-containing protein; protein product: MKLRKIFFLGLFTMPLLNVFAQKIIWQKNYGGDQSDYLRRIVPTPDYGFLVAGSSLSKIAGSNNGGLDYTLTKMNEDGDVEWEKSFGGHGNDMLSTVHLTMDGGMILGGDSNSGIGGLKSQDNIGFSDLWILKLNASGDVEWEKTFGGIGTEKLVSIMQTKDKGYIIGAVSDSEPVEINSKLVGHKSEKSFGGFDFWIVKINSSGDVEWEKTIGGNGYDYLVNCFETNLGHFLIGGYSNSPLSGNKSVKLKGEGDYLLVELDKNGTIIDERNFGGKGNNELTSFSKSNGGYIFGGRSNSKKSEDKSTDSKDYDFWIVKTDELGKILWDRTFDIGKFDVLLDAIEDKNGDIVVSGYAQTESQDNVEDKDKINNYSLIYLDNKGNEKLRKDIGGSKTDILNNTILTRDQSIIMAGTSNSNKGGDKTINSNGRNDFWILKIGNPIINSSEERHKIEIYPNPTERFVNVISDNELKGSDINVISVGGQLLQNFQIKSTTAVIDLAGYPQGIYLISIISDSGVITKKILKTGAK